The following are from one region of the Hymenobacter sp. YIM 151858-1 genome:
- a CDS encoding T9SS type A sorting domain-containing protein has translation MLTFASPHAWAQVTLGTSPYIQDFNALASGLPTGFTVRSAATATALGTTQTLTTTPTEWNFATSVGFRNYASATGLTATTSTADQAAATNRALGVRQTSSTGYDPGSAFVFQAANTTGRYELQLSFKLQSLDASSPRTTTWRVDYAVGATPTSFTALPTSAVTGNSTFSNTTVNVDFGNALDDKNEPVWIRIVALSASAGSGNRPTSAIDDFNLSWKTASDARLISSVTDLGFGTQTIGATGSQTFTLGGANLTANTTLTATGPYQLSKDNTTFASSISFTPAELATNQTVHVRFAPTAGGLATGSIAIASQGAASKTVNLRGTGFDPANPTYSFNDCGTNLADGWTQVSVTGAQVWACTAFGRDAADASGKATSPNAVQINGFAGSAQTNEDWLISPALNISSMNVPLLSFWSRTRFNGPAVQLRVSTNYSGTGSPTAAGVTWTTIDVDLPAANSDTWTRTSNVDLSSYKASPVYVAFVYTSSAASGAAQWTVDDIQVTNSSTPAPVAVRAVPSRLNFDYVKENEKATRKFLTTSRNVTGDVTITSPSAAFKVSKDGTTFSNSVTFTAAEALAAPKEVTVEFAPTAASTNYTASLSITTPGATAVPVALAGNTYVPNATLDVVNWNIEWFGSTGNGPTDEALQETNARKVLTDLNADVYGLAEIVDTAKLGAIVRQLPGGYRYSVSTGVSGSSFGSAQKLVFVYRATSFSNATFTTLSACTSCTDPNNWSTNWSTGRVPYMMEADVKLVNGQTRRVAFVLIHAKANESNDGGDSYNRRKAGAEALKAELDARYATSNVLIMGDFNDDLDVTIANIPNVTASSYQAFTADAAQYSALTLPLSQAGLKSTVGFNDVIDHVVVSNELNTLYLDGSANIRTDIAGTIANYGNTTSDHYPIQTRFILGANVVTNNKAGVAAAKLGLYPNPVSKTVRVEVPERGQHLQLQVLTADGRVAISAKGSVEQLNQQLNQKVGNLNAGMYTVRIVGEQQTYVERFVKQ, from the coding sequence ATGCTCACGTTTGCATCGCCGCATGCTTGGGCACAGGTTACCCTAGGCACCAGCCCCTACATTCAAGACTTTAACGCGTTGGCCTCCGGCTTGCCCACGGGTTTTACCGTGCGCTCGGCCGCCACGGCTACTGCTCTTGGCACCACCCAAACGCTTACCACCACCCCTACGGAATGGAACTTCGCCACTTCCGTAGGCTTTAGAAACTACGCTTCGGCCACGGGCCTGACGGCAACCACCAGCACAGCCGATCAGGCCGCGGCTACCAACCGCGCCCTTGGCGTGCGCCAGACCAGCTCCACGGGATATGACCCCGGTTCGGCCTTTGTTTTCCAGGCCGCCAACACCACGGGCCGCTACGAGCTGCAGCTTAGCTTCAAGCTGCAGTCGCTCGATGCCAGCTCGCCGCGCACAACTACCTGGCGCGTCGACTACGCGGTAGGTGCCACTCCTACCTCCTTTACCGCCCTGCCTACTTCGGCCGTTACAGGCAACAGCACCTTCAGCAACACCACGGTTAACGTAGACTTCGGCAACGCCCTCGACGACAAGAACGAACCCGTATGGATTCGCATCGTGGCCTTGTCGGCTAGCGCGGGCTCGGGCAACCGCCCTACTTCGGCCATCGATGATTTTAACCTGTCGTGGAAAACTGCTTCGGATGCACGCCTGATCAGCAGCGTAACCGACCTAGGCTTCGGCACGCAGACCATCGGCGCAACGGGCAGCCAAACCTTTACCCTAGGTGGCGCCAACCTCACGGCCAATACCACCCTCACGGCTACGGGCCCTTACCAGCTTTCGAAGGACAACACCACGTTTGCCTCCTCGATTAGTTTTACGCCGGCCGAGCTGGCCACCAACCAAACCGTACACGTACGCTTTGCCCCAACGGCCGGCGGCCTGGCTACGGGCAGCATTGCCATTGCCAGCCAGGGCGCAGCCTCCAAAACGGTAAACCTGCGCGGCACCGGCTTCGACCCGGCAAATCCCACCTACTCGTTTAACGACTGCGGCACCAACCTGGCCGATGGCTGGACGCAGGTAAGCGTAACGGGCGCGCAGGTATGGGCCTGCACCGCGTTTGGCCGCGATGCTGCCGACGCTTCAGGCAAGGCCACATCGCCCAACGCCGTGCAAATCAACGGCTTTGCGGGCTCTGCGCAGACAAACGAAGACTGGCTGATTTCGCCGGCGCTCAATATTTCGTCGATGAATGTGCCGCTGCTCTCGTTCTGGTCGCGCACCCGTTTCAACGGGCCGGCCGTGCAGCTGCGGGTTTCAACGAATTACTCGGGCACCGGCTCCCCCACGGCTGCAGGCGTTACCTGGACGACCATTGACGTGGATTTGCCCGCCGCCAACTCCGATACCTGGACGCGCACCTCGAACGTAGACCTGAGCTCGTACAAAGCAAGCCCGGTATACGTAGCTTTCGTGTACACCTCGTCGGCAGCCAGCGGTGCCGCCCAGTGGACCGTAGACGACATTCAGGTTACGAACTCGAGCACCCCGGCTCCGGTAGCGGTGCGTGCCGTGCCCAGCCGCCTCAACTTCGACTATGTAAAGGAGAACGAGAAGGCTACGCGCAAGTTCCTGACCACCTCGCGCAACGTAACTGGCGACGTAACCATCACTTCGCCGAGCGCTGCTTTTAAGGTTTCGAAAGATGGCACCACCTTCAGCAACTCCGTAACCTTTACGGCGGCCGAAGCCCTGGCAGCCCCCAAGGAAGTAACGGTAGAGTTTGCCCCCACCGCGGCCAGCACCAACTATACCGCCTCGCTGAGCATTACTACCCCAGGTGCTACTGCCGTGCCGGTGGCGCTGGCCGGCAACACGTACGTGCCCAACGCTACGCTCGACGTAGTGAACTGGAACATTGAGTGGTTTGGCTCGACCGGCAACGGCCCCACCGACGAGGCCCTGCAGGAAACCAACGCCAGAAAAGTATTGACCGACCTGAACGCCGACGTGTATGGCCTGGCCGAAATTGTGGACACGGCTAAGCTAGGCGCCATTGTGCGGCAGCTGCCGGGTGGCTACCGCTATAGCGTATCCACGGGCGTATCGGGTTCGTCGTTCGGCTCGGCCCAGAAACTGGTATTCGTGTACCGCGCCACGTCGTTCAGCAACGCAACCTTCACTACTCTTTCTGCCTGCACCAGCTGCACCGACCCGAATAACTGGTCGACGAACTGGTCGACGGGCCGCGTGCCGTACATGATGGAGGCCGATGTGAAGCTGGTGAACGGCCAGACGCGCCGCGTTGCGTTCGTGCTGATTCATGCCAAGGCCAACGAAAGCAACGACGGCGGCGACTCGTACAACCGCCGCAAGGCCGGTGCCGAAGCGCTGAAGGCCGAGCTGGATGCCCGCTACGCCACCAGCAATGTGCTGATTATGGGCGACTTCAACGACGACCTCGACGTTACCATCGCCAACATTCCGAACGTAACGGCGTCGTCGTACCAGGCCTTTACGGCCGATGCTGCGCAGTACTCGGCCCTTACGCTGCCGCTGAGCCAGGCCGGCCTGAAATCGACGGTGGGCTTCAACGACGTGATTGACCACGTGGTGGTTTCGAACGAACTGAACACGCTTTACCTCGATGGTTCGGCGAACATTCGGACGGACATTGCCGGCACCATTGCCAACTACGGCAACACCACCTCCGACCACTACCCCATCCAGACGCGCTTTATCCTGGGTGCCAACGTGGTAACCAACAACAAGGCTGGCGTGGCCGCTGCCAAGCTGGGCCTCTACCCCAACCCGGTAAGCAAAACGGTGCGCGTAGAGGTGCCCGAGCGTGGCCAGCACCTGCAGCTGCAGGTACTCACCGCCGACGGCCGGGTAGCCATCAGCGCCAAGGGCTCGGTGGAGCAGCTCAACCAGCAGCTGAACCAGAAAGTAGGCAACCTGAACGCCGGTATGTACACCGTACGCATCGTGGGCGAGCAGCAAACCTACGTGGAGCGCTTCGTGAAGCAATAG
- a CDS encoding AlbA family DNA-binding domain-containing protein produces MAFTAQRLRELIARGEGDTLEFKKRTTHPTRISRTLASFANSRGGRILIGVEDNGRIVGVRDAEEEIYLLRQAAEQYVMPPLPFRVEEVEDDERIILVVTVAESQRKPHKALVADDDWRGYVRVGAESVQTSQLTEKVPTNEQPESRFERIPLSRHEEAALDYVRKNPRMTLDQYTKLINVSKRRAHRMLIKLVLHGYLRYHDKEKEPYYTKA; encoded by the coding sequence ATGGCATTTACGGCACAGCGGCTGCGCGAATTAATCGCACGCGGCGAGGGCGATACGCTCGAATTTAAAAAGCGCACTACGCACCCCACACGTATCTCGCGCACCCTGGCCTCGTTTGCCAATAGCCGGGGTGGCAGAATCCTGATTGGTGTGGAAGACAACGGCCGGATTGTGGGCGTGCGCGACGCCGAAGAAGAAATATATTTGCTTAGGCAGGCCGCGGAGCAATATGTAATGCCGCCGCTGCCATTTCGTGTGGAGGAAGTAGAAGACGACGAACGAATAATATTGGTGGTAACCGTAGCCGAAAGCCAACGCAAACCACACAAAGCACTAGTGGCCGACGACGATTGGCGGGGTTACGTACGGGTGGGGGCCGAAAGCGTGCAAACCAGCCAGCTCACGGAGAAGGTGCCAACCAACGAACAGCCCGAAAGCCGGTTCGAGAGAATACCGCTGAGCCGGCACGAAGAGGCAGCCCTGGATTACGTGCGGAAAAACCCGCGCATGACTCTGGATCAGTACACCAAGCTGATCAACGTTTCGAAGCGCCGCGCCCACCGCATGCTGATTAAGCTGGTGCTGCACGGCTACCTGCGCTACCACGACAAGGAAAAGGAACCCTACTACACAAAAGCGTAA